GGAAGGCTCCCGCGACGCCGACCGTTAGAGGCCGACGTCGGCAGACCGAGAAGGGAAATGCGCGTTGGAGCATCCTGCGCAAGAAATGCCAGACGCAAGCGGTGCCCCCGAACTGTTCCGTGTCAAGAGGATCCACTGACCAGAGGACCGGCGACGTAGCCCAACTCGGCATCGCCAGAGCGTTTTGCGACGTCACATTGGCTGCTGGCTCAACCACCACCAACCTTACGGAGGAAGAGTCGGAATGCATAGGCTCCCGGAATTGACTGCCCGAACGGCGGTGCCGTCACCCGGACGCTTCTCCACGACCGCCCTCCGGGTCATCAATCCTGTGACGCATCCGGGCCGGACACCCGAACAGCTGATCGTCGTTCGTGCCACTCGACTTCCGGCCCAGGTCGAAGTTCGGGATCCAACGCCGACACCAATCCGGCGGTGGAGCGGCTCCGTATGACCAGTAGTTGCGCGCCGGAGTCGTTGATGCGTCGCGCAGCTCGAACGTCAGGGACGGACTCCAGCCTCAGGGCTGGCCGTCCCCTCGTCGGTGGTGCGAGCGGGTCAGAACGTGCTCTCTGCCGCCGCTCGTCCGAGGTGTTGATGTTGCAGTCGCTCGCCAGGGGATGCCTGGTGATCTCGATTCGAAGGGAACCGCACTATGAGGAAGACTCTGCTTTCGGCTCTACCGATCGTCGCTCTGGGTGTTCTGGGTCTGGGTCTGGCCCTGCCGGCCGCGGCCTCGGCCGCCCCTGCCTCCGCCTCCTACACGGCGGACCTCCAGCCGGTCGCGTTGAGCCAGGTTCACGGTTCCGGCACCTTTTCGCTGCAGCTGAACGGCGACCAGGCAACGATCACCGAAAAGGTCTCCGGTCTGGCCGCGAAATTCGGCTCGGCGGCCTACCCCCACGTGCAGCACATCCACATCGGCGCCAAGGGGGTCTGCCCGACGGCGTCTGCCGACACGAGCGGCGACGGCCTGATCAGCACCACTGAAGGTGGGCCGTCCTACGGTGCGATCGGTGCGACGCTGTCGACCAGTGGTGACGCCAGCCCGGCCGCAGCTCTCACACTCGGCGTTGCGCCGATGGGTGACACATTCAGCTACTCGCGGACGATCACTCTGGACTCGAAAACCGTGGCCGCGGTCCAGGCCGGCACGGCAGTGATCGTGGTTCACGGCTTGGATCCGGCCACGCTCAGCGCCAAGGTGCAGGCCGAGAAGAGCGACCTGGTGGCGTCGTTGCCGCTCGCGGCAACCTCGCCGGCTCTGTGTGGATCCCTGGTCGCATCACAGATGTCCAGTACCCCAGTGGGCTCGAGCCCCACTGGTGGCGGCAGCACGTCCGGCATCCAGGACGAGGCACTGCTGACCCTGGGCGGCGGTCTGCTCTTGGCTGCCGGTGGCGTGTTCGCGGCACGGCGCCGCGTGGCTCGCCAGAACTGATCTGACCCAGACCAGACCGATCTGACACCGAAAGGCCGACACCCGACATGAGCACAACCCGCGCCCCCCGCACCCGAATACTCGGGGCGGTGGGCGCGGTGCTGCTCCTTTTGGGTGTGACCGTGATCGTCATGGGGATCGTCGGTCAGAAGCATGCACCACAGCCTCCGGCGTCTGCGGCCGTCCCCGTGCAGGTCATCCCATCCGCAGACCCCATTGTCAGCAGCACGCCGCCGACGAATGCATCCAAGGCTCGAACCACCTCGACCACCCCCGCGCAGCCGCCGCCCCCGTCCTCGTCGCTCCCCCCGGCCGGATCGACGACCTCGACCGGCCCGGCGACCCGCAAGCCCAGCGTCGTACCCAGCCAGACTCCGGGACGTGTCCCTGCCACCCGCGGGCCGGTGCTGCCCCGCTCGCTGCCGCTGCACCTGTCGGTACCGGCCATCGGTGTCGAGTCCGACCTGCGGCAAATCGGTCTGGATTCCTCGGGTGCGATCCAGACTCCCCCACTGGTCCAGGACTCCCACGCCTACTGGTTGACCGTGTCCCCCACACCCGGCCAACTCGGGCCCGCCACGATCATCGGCCATGTCGACTCCGCCGCATACGGCCCCGGGGTGTTCTTCAAACTCGGAGACCTACGCCAACGCGACAAGATATCGATCACCAGAGCAGACCACACCGTCGCCGTCTTCGAGGTCGAACGCGTCGTTGAATATCCCAAGAAGGAGTTTCCCACCCAAGCTGTCTACGGAAATACCGACCACGCGGCACTACGCCTGATCACCTGCGGTGGAACATTCGATCCCTCGATCAAGAGCTACGAAAGCAACATCGTTGTCTACGCCGCCCTCGTTTCGGTTCATGCGGCATGAGCTGAGCATGCACCGACAGATCAGATCGGACCAACCCCATGAACCGCCACCTGTTCACCACCGCCGTGGTCGCTACGTGCACCCTGTTCCTGGTCGGCTGTGGCTCCGCCACAGCCAGTTCCACCGAACGTGCCGCTCCGGCCACCGTCCACCAGTCGCCCTCCGTCTCCGGGCAGGAGTCGCCCGCACCGACGTCCGGCGCAGTCATGACACCGGGGATGATCATGCCCGACGGGTCGACCATGGGACCGATGACAGTCCCACCTGCATCCCCCATTCCGCCCTCGTCCTTGCCGCCATCTTCAGCGCCGCGGGCAACGACCACTTCGCACGCCGCCACGCAAGCGGCGGCAGGACCGCCGGCCGCCGCTCAAATGGTCTGCTCCGCTGAAATCCACGCCACCATTACGAAGGTTCTTGCTCTGACCGCGACGCCCACGTCCAGCTCAAGCTGGGAAAACCAGCTCTACACCTGCACCTACCGCCTGCCGATGGGTAAGTTCGTCATCTCCGTCAAACAGTCCGCGAGTGCCACGGCGGCCGCCGACTACGCGCGGCAGCTTCGCGGAGACAATATCGACGCCACGAAACTCAACGGCCTCACCGCCACCGCCTTCGAAACCCCCGCCGGGAAAGTATTTCTCGTCAAAGACGATTTCACCCTCACCGTCGATGCGACCACACTGCCGAAGGTGTTCGGCCGCCAACAGCAAAAGCGAGTCGACTTCGCCTACGAAATCGCGTCCGACATCCTCGGCTGCTGGACCGACGACTGAACCCTCCTCGCCGCGAGCCCTTACCGAGAACTCTACGGAGGACGCAAGCCTGAAGTGACGGGATGCTTACCTTCCGTAGCGCACCGACATCCGTTGTCGCGCTCATCCGGCGCGACCAGCGGGCAAGGGCCAGACTTGAGCAATGACCTCACCCGATGAACAAGCTGCCCTGGTCGCCGCTCACAACCAGTGGCGTGCTCGCTACAACTCTCCCCCGGTGGTCTGGGATGACACCGTCGCGGCCGTGGCCCAAGACTGGGCCAACCAGATCGCGGCCAGTGGGCAGTTCGACCACCGGCCGGACAACCGATACGGCGAGAACATGTTCATGGGCACCGCAGGCGCGTACCGCCCGACCGATGTGGTCGACGACTGGGGTAACGAGAACGCGAACTACGACATCCCCAGCCAGACCTGTATGGCCGAGGCCGTATGCGGACACTTCACCCAGCTCGTCTGGGCTACCACAGCGCGCATCGGGTGCGGCAAGGCCACCGGCCCCGACGGCAACGACTATTGGGTCTGCGACTACGACCCGGCCGGCAACATGGAAGGGCAGTCCCCGTTCGCCACTTGATGGCGACCACAATTCAGATGCTCGGCACCATCATTTTGCTGGACCAGACCCCAGCAATCGCCGGTTCAGCCCCGTCGACTTCACGGTACATGTGAATCCGGGGTCGCCCTCGTCCTGCGGACGGTGGACCGGTGATCAACGAGGACACATCATCCAAGACAACGGATACTGCAACCAGCCGTACATCGTCGTCGCCCACGATGGCGCCTGGCTGTGCGTTGTGACCTCGACCGTGGCAGTGACCTTGCAGAGTTCGGCTCTGGTGCGGCCGCCGATGCCAGGTTGGGAGCCCGTGGTCGGGGCGACCATCTGCCGGGTGTCAAGGGCCCAACAGTTCTGGAGTCGTTCCTGCCGCAGATCGGTGATGAGCAGTTAGCTGAAGGCACCAGATCCTTCTGGTGCCGGTTGGATCTCGCGTGTTCCAGTCGGTAGCTGATAGCGCGCCCTTCGATGATCTGGCCGTTGAAGGTGAAACAGTCGACGATGGCGGCGCCGAGCCGTGGGTCGGTGAGCGTCGTGGTCCAGCCGGAGAACGGTTCGCTGGAAGCGATGGAGGTCAGACTGAGAGTGACACCCGGGCCTTCCACGTTGGGCACCTAACTGCGATATTCGGGATTGGCGAACCCGAAACGGGTACCTGCATCCCATTCCTGTCGCTGGTTCCCGAACGCCGGCACCCCGCCGGAATCTTTCAGCATGCGGGCCAGATGCAGCAGATTCCAAGTCATAAATGTCGTATTGCGATTTGTGAAATCGTTGTCCAAGCCAACTCGAGTGCCGTCAGCGAGCAGGTCACCGTAGCTCGGGCCAGGCCCGGCCTCACCTATCCACCCGGCGTCGGCCTGCGGCGGTATGCTGTAGCCGATATGTTGCAGGCTGTACAGCACGTTCGACGCACAGTGCTTGATCCCGTCCTCATTGCCCGTGATCAAGCAACCACCGACCCGGCCGTAGTACAACCATTGGCCCTTTTCGTTCAGCTCGCTCGAGTGGGCGTAGAGCCGCTCGATGACCTTCTTGGTCTCGCTGCTGTTATCGCCCAGCCAGATCGGGCCACCCAAGACCAAGATGTCGGCCGCCAGAACTCGCGGAAACAAGGTCGGCCAGTCATCGACCTCCCACCCTCGCTCCCGCATATCGGGATACACGCCGGTAGCGATCTGGTGATCGACCGCGCGGAACTGATCCACTGTGACCCCCTGCTTCACCATGATGTTCGCGCTCGTGTCGATCAGAAGCTGGGTGTGGCTGCGGCCCGGCGAACGGGTCAGCGTCGTGTTGATGAACAGCGCCGTCAGATCGGTGAAATCATGCAGTCGCTCAGGCATGGAGTCTCCCGGGTTGGTCGGTGCACCTTGTCCCGTCGATGGTGCGCGGCCGCGCCGTCCCCGGCAACCGCTCAGCACATGCTCACGCGTGACGATCCGATCCGATCCCTTCTTCTCCGATGCCGGTGAGCGGGCCATCTCCTAGAGGCAAGGTGGTGTACTGCTCGGCGCTCCCGACACCGTCCGGTAGTGGTATCCGACCGCGGTGCGGGCACGATCAGGCGAGGTCAGTCGGGCGCCGATCCGGTCAAGCCGCCGGGTTCGTTGTACACCTCGGCCCTCATGGTGCCGGTGGACGAAGGTCCCAAATCGTGGCATTGACCCCTTGGCTGCGCGCCACCACCGATCGATAGCCGTGCGCGTCGAGCGACACCTCGCCGAATCCGGAGTTGTGTGTCACCGGGTAGCGATCCCCTCACCGCCCGTGGCGCCGGGAACCGTCACCGTGCCGATCCGGGTCAGTGATCCGCCCGAGTTGATGGCGAATTCGTCCACCAGACCGGCCGCCCCGGTCTGCACATACAAGTATCGCCCGTCACCCGAGGCCGCGGCATCGACCGTGCCGGAGTCAGTGCCGGTCGTGCCCAGCGTGACCAACCGGCCGTGCCGGTCGACGGTGAATCCGGACAGATCAGCGCTGCCGGCGTTCGAGACATAGATGTGACGCCCGACCGAGACCACCCAGCAGGTCGCCGCCTGGCCCGTCGACGCCTGATCAACGCCTCGGAGGTGCCCGTCGAATCCGATATTGAAGGTGGCCACCGCGTTGGTGCCGGCCTCGGCCACCAGCAGTCGGCCGTGACCGTCGAACGCCATGGCGAACGGCACGGCCCCCGGCAACGAGGTCACGATCGGCTGGTCAGCCGGACGACCGGACCGGTCGATCGGGAAGACGTCGATGCTGCTCGTGGCCGCCTTGGTCGTGACCAGAAGATCCCTCCCGTCAGGAGTGACGGCGATCTGGCCTGGAGTGTGGGTGAACTCAGGCGCTCCCCCCGGATCCAGGCCCAGCTCCCGGTGCCGGCCGGGCAGTTCGGTGAGGCGGCCGTCGTGGCGGGCGAATCCCTGGATGGAGCCGCCACCCAAGGCATTCAGCACGTACACCTCGTCATCGCGAACGGCCAGGCTGACCGGGAACCGCCCGCCCGACGACACCACCTGGCTGCGGACCAGAGCATCGCCCCGGACGTCGAACACGGTGATCGTGTCACTCCCGGCGTTCACCGCGAAGAGTTGACGGTGCCGCTCATCCCATTGCAGCGAACCCTGCGAGGCGAGGTGGTCCACCACCGACCCGGCCAGTTGACCGCCGAGGCCACCGGTGGGATAGGTGCCCGCCGGGCGCAGGGTTCCGTCCGGAGCCGCGCGGTAGGCAACAATGGCGTTGCCGGTCAAGCTATCCGTCTGGACGAACACCGCCGGCCGCTCCCGGTCGCCGGGGTCGGGTGGGCCCGCCGACGCCGGCCCGGCCAACAGCAGAGAAGTTCCGGTGACCAGGCTGATTCCGATCAATGCGAGTGCTTTCATGATTTTCTCCTCCATTTGGGGACCGTGGCGATACCCATGGAACGCGGCCGGAGCTCCCAGGGAAACCCCTGTCACCGAATGGTTCGAAACCCGTTCGAAATCGGTAAGAAGTGCACTCAGCATTCCGCAAGCACGCCGCCCCGGCTGGGGTGGCAGCGGGGAAGGTGCCGCGACGAACCCGATCTGATGTTGTGAACGCGGCGAGGAAGCCGGATCCGACCACTGGAGATCGCCGCAGCGTCTCTCAGCACCGCAGCCGATGTCCGGGCACCGAACGAGCGTGCATTCGAGGTCTTCACCATCGGCAGAAGCATGCCGAGGAACGCCCAAGGGAAAAGAAGGGCAAGAACAGGCGGAGGCCTTTGTTCGGGGCCGACAACTTGGGAGGACCGCCAGGTCCGCACGATCTCCTCCTTCCCGGAGCGATCCCGCCTTCCCCCCGCTCCTAGCTTGACCCGTGAATCCGGTCTCCAGGCCCGGCTCTGTCAATGGACGTCTGCCCGAGAAGATCTTCGTCGAGTGCGGGAACCTGTCGAATGGGGCGCGCGTCAGACCCGTGCTTCGACTCCGGTCATCCGGATCGGGCGTGGCCACCCGAGTCGCTCGAGGAAGGATCGTCATGAACGAGCCGGTCGTGAGAGCTACAAGACGTTACTCCCGCTCGGAAGAGACGACACCGGTTCGCCTCCGTCGCAGTGTCCCGCTGCTGGTGCTCCTGATGGCGTTGCTCACCATGGCCGGCTGCAGTGTCGACGGATCAGCCGCACGCGGCGCGTCAGATCCAGCGCCGACGTTCGATACTTCCCCTTCGGCAGTCGTTTTCGCCGTAGGCAATCTCGCTCCGTACAATCCGAGCAACCAGCAGGCCAGCAACGGGTTTGAGATCCACGGCGATGGGACTGTGACTGGCGACAAAGTCGCGCTGGGCAAGAAGGTCCCCAATGAGCAACTTCAGCAGCTCGCGAGAAGAGCAGACGAACTCGGGCTGCTCGATCAGCCCGATCTCGGCTACCCGGTGTACGACGCCGGCGAGCTCGACCTCCATCTCACCTTGAACGGCAAGACGGTCAACCTGAGCGTCACCCCATCGGAGGTCGGCTCGTACTCGAAGGCTCAGAGCGCCGCTCGGCAGGCGGTGCGGGATTTCGCCGAGCTGCTGCGGCAGGCCATTGCCTGAGTTCGTCGAGGGGCGCGGACTATTCCCCGGCAGAAACGTCGGTGGCAGCTTCGATGCACAAGCCTGGCAGTCTGAAGCTCCGCGCGGCGCGGATCTGCCCCATCGGGAAGCTTGCTGCGACGGGCACAGGCAGCGTGCCGGCCGCGACCAGGCGAGCGAATTTCCTCGATCGTGCCTGGCGTCGTTCAAGGTTTACCGGCGCGGCGAGGTGGTGCGGATCGTCAAACCGCTGGATCGGCTGGCGGTCAAGACCATCAGCCCGCGCTACCGGTCGCAGGACGAACGCATCGAGATAGCCGAGCTCCGCCAGACCGGGTTGTCCATCCGTCGGGTCGCCCAACGGATCGGCCGGGCACCATCCACGGTGTCCAGGGAACTGCGCCGGCTGCCCGCCGCTGCAGGCCACTACCGGCCGTTCGAAGCTCATCGAGATGCCATCGGCAGCAGAGCCCGCACCCACGGCAGACGCATCGACATCCACCCAGAGCTGCGGGAGGAGGTTGGTGCACGGCTGGCCCAGCGGTGGAGCCCGCCACAGATCGCCCGGCATCTGCGGGTGAAGTTCCCTGATCGAGCGTCGATGCGGCGGTGCCACGAAAGCATCTATCAGGCCCTCTACCAGCCCGGATCGGCCCTGGTGCGGCCCGCGGCCGTCCCGTCGCCGCGGCCGTCGCCGCTGCGGACCGGCCGCGACCATCGAAAAGCTCACCAACGCATCGACCGGCGGCGGCCCCGGTTCCAGCAGCCGATGCTGTCGGTGCACCAGCGTCCCTTCCCGCCCCATGACCGGTCCGAAGCAGGCCACTGGGAGGGCGAGTTGATAGTGGGCAGCCAGCAAGGATCGGTGATCGGAACGCTGATCGAGCGGCAGACCCGGCTGATCCGCCTGTTGCACCTACCGTCCCGGGATGCCGACGCCCTGCGCCGCGCCATCTCCGACCGGATGGCCGACCTGCCCGCTTCCCTGCTCCGATCCATCACCTGGGGCCACCAGGGCATCGAGATGGCCCGGCACGTCTCGATCACCGCTGAGTTGGGCGCGCAGATCTACTTTTGCGATCCGCACTCGCCATGGCAGCGCGGCAGTAACGAGAACGCCAACGGGCTGCTGCGACAGCATTCTCCTAAAGGCACCAACCTAGCCATTTGGAGCCGGGAGCACCTGCAGGCAGTGGAGGACGAGATCAACGGACGCCCCCGGCTCGTCTTCGACAACCGCCGTCCCGCAGATCTGTTCGCCACCTAGCTAGCCTCAACGGACCGCCCACTGTTGCGACGTTGACTAGAACCCGCCCCGGGCCCGCAGGGTCCAGGTTCAACCGGACTTGACAGCGGCATGTACGGCCCCGTCCGGAACGGTCCGGTCCGAGATCACCCGCCACGACGCTGCGTACCCGCCGAAACTCGCGAATCCTTCAGGTCCCCATCTAGGCGTGGAACCTGCCCACCCGGGTATTCGGAATGTCTTCCGGGGAATCACGCCAGCGAACGGCGCCCACGCGGCCCCCTGGGGCCATCGAGGAGTTCGCTCGCCTCATGCTGCGGGCCGACTCCACGTGCCGATCGCGGCGAACCTTCCTCGTCGAACAGATTTGCACCGCCGTCGAGTTGCAATCCAGCCGGCAGGTGCAGGGAAAGGTCGTCAACGGACCGGCAGCTTTACCTGCAGGCTCATTGGTGCACGTGGTAACCACTACCCGTCGTGGTTGCGGTCGAGGGTTCCGGCCGATCCCGGCCGCGATCTGCCTGATCGTCAGGCCCACGTGACGAACAGCCCACTCCGGGTTCGTCGTCCGGCCACTGTGTCGCGCACTGATCGCGAATCCAACCACTGGGCCACACGTGGCCCGCACGGCCGGCCTACGCGCCGTCCGTGCCCAGCAGACGGCGGCCGATGGCGCACATCACCCAGCTCGAGACGCCGCCGCCGGTTTGTCGAAGCGGTTGTCGGCACCAAGGGGCCAAGCGGCGGCTCGACCACCGCCAACGAAGGCGCAGCTCGGGCTGTCGCTACCGTGCCGCTTACGCACCCCGGGGTCTAGGGCCGGCCGAACGCGTGAAGTTGATCTCGCTTCTGACGCTGACACCTGCATCGGTTCGGCGAGGACTTGCTCCAAGGCGAGCGGTCCGCGTCTACGCCGTCGAAGAGGCGGATTCCGAGGCAGAACAGCACGGGTGAGGGGGTGATCGTGAATTCGTCGATCGGGCCGGCGTTCACATAGTCAACAATCATCGCGCCGCCGCTCGCGATGCGGACATCTCGGTCGCCGGCGCCTCACGGGCCTGGTCGAGTGCGGACTCGAGCCTCGGGGTCGACCAAGCGGATGATGGTCCCACGCGCGCTCCGGAATTGACGTTTCCTCGTGCGTCCGGACGAAGACCGGCGTGTGAAACGCGGCATTCTCCGGCCGTATCCGCTCGCCGGCGTGAAACATTCGCTTGCCCAAAAAGACTCCCGACGCGGTTCTTCCGGGAAGACTCGGCACTCGACGAAGCCGGTGAGGACGGGCCGGAACAACGACATCGCGCGGTAGACGTTCGAGCGCACCGGCGCGCGCGTCAATAGCAAATTCTCTTCAGAGATTTCGCTGGAGAGGGCCTGGAAAGAGCCCCGGTCGGGCGGGTGCACACTTCTGTGGTGCCGCACCCGGTCCGGGGCATCCGGACCGGGCGCGCACACCGTGGATCCGGGGCGATCAGGTCGATCATCCCCAGCAGTTGGCCAGGCCCCAGGCGGAATCCTTCGAGTCGATGCCCGCGATGGGCTTGTCCGTGATCAGCGTGGCGCCGGTGTTGACGACCCCGCTCGGCTTCGTACCGGTCTTGGCAAAAGTCACGATCGCCTTCACCCCGTCCTCGACCATGATCTTCGGAAACTGCATGACGGTGGCGGCGAACTTACCGTCCTTCACGTACTGGACACCCGAGCAGCTGCCGTCGATCGAACCCACGATCACCTTGCTCTGCAGACCCTTTTCGGTCAAGGCCTGGTAGGCACCACGCCCCGCCGGCTCGTTGATCGAGTAGACGACATTGACATCCGGGTGCGCCTGCAGCAGGTTCTCCATCGCGCTCTGCGCCTTGGTCTGGTCACCGGCGGTCAACGCACTGCCGATCACCTGCGGCGGCGTGCCGTCCGGAAGGCCCATGCCCTCCAGGAACCCGTTGTGCCGCTGGATACCGACACTCGCGCTCGGGTCCAGATCCATGGTGATGATCTTCGGCGCCGTGCTGCCGATCTTGGCCTTGACGTACTTACCGAGGATCACACCGGCCTGCAGGTTGTCGGTGGCAAAAGTGGCCGGAACGGCGTCCACCGGGGTGGTCTCCGAATCCAGCGCGATCACCAGAATGCCCTTGGCCTGGGCCGCCTTGAGCGCATTCAGGATGCCCGCCGAGTTGCTCGGGGTGATCATGATGCCCTTGACGCCCTGCTGGACCAGGTTCTCGATGGCCGTGACCTGTCCGTCGTTGTCGCCGTCGAACTTGCCGGCCAGAGCGATCACCTCAGCCCCCTGGGTGGCCGCCAAAGCCTTCGCCGACTCACGCAGCTTCACGAAATACGGGTTCGAGTCGGTCTTGGTGACCAACCCGATCTTGATCGTCCCCGTGCTCCCGCCGCCGGAGGCCGCCGACGCCGAGCCGGAGGAACCCGGCCCGGCGGAGGCCGCCGCCGCGGCGCTGGACGTGCTGGAACTCGACGAATTGTTGTTCTTGGTGCACGCGGCCAACGACAGCGTGACGGTGAGAGCGACCGCGGCGACCGCGATCCGCTGGACTGGGAGTTTCACATATACCTCTTCGGGCTCTGGGCGCGTTGGTTCCTTGATGTCACGCCGTCGGTGAGTGCTACCTGCGGGTCGGTCAGGTGCGCATACGGGGATGGGGTGCGGCGCCGCTGGGCTTGCATGCGGCGGGCGCATCCGAGGTGCATGGTTCAGCTGTGCGGTACGGCTGATGTCAGGTGCCAGCCGATGCCGGCGACGAGCTTGGCAGTGCCTCCGGTCGCGAAGAGACTAACGCCGTTGCTGTCCGGTCCGGGGAAGATCTGGTCGGTGAGAACGATCTGCCCCTGGTCGGTGAAGACTTCGACCGAGGAGGTATCGACCAGGATGTGCAGGCGCACGCGGCCGCACCGGTCCAGAGTCAGGGGTGCGGATTGCCGGCCACCGAAGGTCGGATCGAAGCTCACGTCACCTGACTTGCCGCGGTCGATGTACACCTCGTGCGTGATGGTGTCATACCCGATCTGCGTGAGGTCACCACTGCCGGTGTGGACGTTGACACCGAAGCGCTTGGCGCTGCCGGCCTCGAACGTGCCATCCAGTTCCAGGGTGCCCCCGCTGATCTCGGCTGACCGGGTGCCGCTGATGCTCTGGTTGAAGCCGACGACAGGCCTGCCGGTGCGGAGTTTGCCGAGCTGGCGGACCGGTTGCTGCGTGAGCTGCACCTTGCCGTTGATTGTCTTCAGGCCGAGTTGTCGGGGGACGCTCATCGCGCTGCGCCACGGCGAGGTGGGGATGTTGCCGGCATAGTTCCAGTTGTTCATCCAGCCGATCAAAATCTGCTGGCCGTGGGGCAGGTCGTTGAAGGAGGTGGCGGCGTAGAAGTCCGCGCCGTAGTCAACCCAGTGGGCACGTTGTACGGTCGACAGGGCGGGCGCGTCGGCGAACGTGAACTGGTCGGCGTTGAGGTGACCCCAGCCGCCCGTGTTCTGGTCGACGATCTGAATCTGCGCCGTCTGACCGTAATAGGGCGTGAGGTCGAACGAAGCCCAGTCAAGGGCCTCGTTGTTGGAGCCGGTCGCGGATTGGACGACCTGGCCGTTGACTAGGAGGTCGACGGCCGTTTCCACGTTTCGGACCTGGCCGGCCTGGCTTGAGAAGACGATGTTGTCGACGTTGATGTGTCCCCAGCCGCCGTTGTTCTCGTCGATGATCTGGATCTGGGCCTGCTGGCCTTTCAGCGCGGACACGTCCCAGGACTTCCAATCCAGGTTCTCGGCGTTCGAACCGGTCGCGGTATCGACCACTTTGCCGCCGACGATCAGATTGACGGCTGTGGGGCCGGCCCCCGGGGTGGTCGGCGCGCCGGTGTAGGCGTGGGTGCCGCCGCCGACCAACATGTCGATGTAGTCGCTGGAGATGGTGAACGTCGGTGAGGTGATGGTGCCCATCGACAGGTCATGGTTGAGGAAGGTGTTCACCAATTTCTTGCCGAGGTAACCGCTGACCTGCTGCTGGTCGCCCACTGTCCCGGCGACAGGGCCGGTGCCGACGAAGTCACCGGTTGTGGTCCAGCCGGTGCCGTAGGTGGCGCCTTCGAAGTCGGCGAAGGTGGTGCCGGGCGGTACGGACGCGTTGATGACCGAGCCGTCGACGTGCGGATGGTTGCCGCCGCCGATTTCGAAGTTCAGGTAGGGGCGGGTGACCTTGAACGCTGGTGAGCTCAGTACGCCGACGCCGCCGTCGCCGCCGGTGAAACTGTCGACGAAGCCCGTGCCCACAACGCCGTCGACAGCGGACTGCCCCGGCAGCGGTGCCGTCGCCGGGGCGGTGCCGAACGCGGTGCCGGTGGTCGTCCACGGTGTGTAGCTGCCGCTGTCGAAGTCGGCGAAGGTCACGCCCTTGGGCGGGCTGTAACTGCCCTTGTCGTCGGAGGTGAACGCGTTGCCGTCGAAGGACCCGACGAAGTACTGGTCACCGGAGCCGCCGGCGTAGGAGCCGGGGTTGA
This window of the Nakamurella panacisegetis genome carries:
- a CDS encoding glycoside hydrolase family 32 protein, translated to MNAHSLKGSKTLALLCTAVLSVGLAAPSTIAAAGSPQEVKPATARAAAPSTLPLYHEPYRPQFHYTTAKNWINDPNGPIFYKGRYHLFYQYNPTGNSWGNISWGHAVSKDLVHWTELPLAIPSDDKELIFSGSVVNDATNSSGLGTTANPPLVAIYTSAETNGTQAQALASSIDGGLTWTKYPGNPVLDLQSNNFRDPKVFWYAPTKSWEMVVALSDQHKISIYTSKDLKSWTHQSDFGPAGAIGGVWETPNMFPLPVDGNPKHVKWVLVVGINPGSYAGGSGDQYFVGSFDGNAFTSDDKGSYSPPKGVTFADFDSGSYTPWTTTGTAFGTAPATAPLPGQSAVDGVVGTGFVDSFTGGDGGVGVLSSPAFKVTRPYLNFEIGGGNHPHVDGSVINASVPPGTTFADFEGATYGTGWTTTGDFVGTGPVAGTVGDQQQVSGYLGKKLVNTFLNHDLSMGTITSPTFTISSDYIDMLVGGGTHAYTGAPTTPGAGPTAVNLIVGGKVVDTATGSNAENLDWKSWDVSALKGQQAQIQIIDENNGGWGHINVDNIVFSSQAGQVRNVETAVDLLVNGQVVQSATGSNNEALDWASFDLTPYYGQTAQIQIVDQNTGGWGHLNADQFTFADAPALSTVQRAHWVDYGADFYAATSFNDLPHGQQILIGWMNNWNYAGNIPTSPWRSAMSVPRQLGLKTINGKVQLTQQPVRQLGKLRTGRPVVGFNQSISGTRSAEISGGTLELDGTFEAGSAKRFGVNVHTGSGDLTQIGYDTITHEVYIDRGKSGDVSFDPTFGGRQSAPLTLDRCGRVRLHILVDTSSVEVFTDQGQIVLTDQIFPGPDSNGVSLFATGGTAKLVAGIGWHLTSAVPHS